From Nicotiana tabacum cultivar K326 chromosome 22, ASM71507v2, whole genome shotgun sequence, one genomic window encodes:
- the LOC142175751 gene encoding uncharacterized protein LOC142175751, protein MRKIVKAKESFEAAGYNYEDIRRKRDCSIKQIYHKLRGDFSKVSWRSLVCNNAGCPRWIFMLTMVANGRLYTKDRLLKWGIQTDQACLLCKQANESIQHIFFECQYATELWKRLLK, encoded by the coding sequence ATGAGAAAGATTGTGAAAGCTAAAGagagttttgaggctgcaggaTACAACTATGAAGATATAAGAAGAAAGCGTGACTGTTCTATTAAGCAAATATACCATAAATTGCGAGGTGATTTTAGCAAAGTGAGCTGGAGGAGTCTGGTATGTAATAATGCAGGGTGTCCTAGGTGGATATTCATGCTAACTATGGTGGCAAATGGTAGACTGTACACTAAGGATAGATTGCTAAAGTGGGGAATTCAAACTGATCAAGCATGTCTGTTGTGTAAGCAGGCAAATGAGTCTATCCAGCATATATTCTTTGAGTGCCAATATGCAACAGAGTTATGGAAGAGGTTGCTTAAATAG